ATATCAGGCAAATTTCTGGAGCTGACCCAGCTTTTGATCCGATGATGATGCCTTTGTTTAACATTGAAAACTCTGGTCGAAGCCAAGTTGATTTAGGTTTGGGAGCAAACTTTTATGTGCCAGAAGGCAGTTTAAAAAACCTGAGATTTGGATTTGAGTTTATCTTGCCTTTTTACCAAAATGTTAACGGCATTCAAATGGAAAATGATTATGCTGCCACTTTTGGCATTCAATATACGATTGAATAATTTTTTTTTGAGCTAAAGAAATTGATGCTACTTCGGTTTCTTTAGCTCATGTTATCAAATTTGATGTTTCGATTTGTGTGTTTTTTCAATTGCCAAATTTCATTATGCTTTAATTGAGGTATCCTCAGAAAGTCAGAATTTAAAGTTATAGATTTCGGATTTGTTATAAATAGAATGGCTCCAATTCAACTATTTAAAACCCTTGAAACGCATAGGATTGTGCATTTTCTATAGCCTGCAATACGGTCTCGTAGGTAGTCAAAAAGCGTATCGATTATTTTTTTGGCTTTTTCTCTTGCAGTAATTGAAATAAATTTTAACACTCAAATCAAGTTATAAAATAATTGAAAATGAAACTCAAATTCTTTGTTTAAAGATGCTATCAACTTAATTGCTGAATATCCTGAAATCGGAAAGCCAACCGATAATTATGATGCTCGAATAAAAATTGTTCGTGATTATTTAATCATTTATGAAATCAAAAAAGAAAATATTTTCATTTTAAGCATTTGGAACAGCAGACAAAATCCAGAAAAATTAAAAGTCTTATTAAAAAAGTAACTCATATTTAAGGTTAAACACTCAAAAATAAAATCCTATTTTTGCACTATGCAAAATGAAAATATTCAAAAGCTAAATTCTTTAATAAAATCGTCTAAAAACATTGTTGTCTTAGGTCCTAAAAATCCAGATGGCGATGCCGTTGGAAGTTGTATGGCTTGGGGTTTGTTTTTAAAAAAACTTAATCATAATGTTGAAGTGATAATGCCTAATGATTACCCTGAATTTTTAAATTGGGTGCCAAATCAAGAACAAATTTTGATATTTAATCAAGATAAACCTAAAGTTCAAAAAGCTATTCAAAATGCAGATTTAATTTTTACTTTAGATTTCAATCATTTATCTCGAGTAGGCGAGGAGTTGCAAAAAGATTTAGAAACCATTGATCAACCTTTTGTGATGATAGATCATCATCAAGAACCTGGTGTTTATGCTGAAATCACCATTTCACATCCCGAATATGGTTCAACTGCAGAATTGGTTTTTGAATGTATTGACCACTTAAATTCTACTGATTTAATCGATAAAGACATCGCAAGTTGTTTGTATCTTGGCATTATGACCGACACGGGTTCGTTTAAATTTCCATCAACAACAGCAAGAACACATCAAATTGCAGCAGTGCTTATTGAGAAAGGTGCTATCGCACATCAAATTCAGCAAGAAACCTTTGATGCTAATTCTTACAACAGGTTAAAACTCTTAGGACAAGCTATGCAGAATTTAGAATATTTAAAAGATTTTGGCGTAGCATACATACATTTGAGCCAAAAAGAATTAGACCAACACCATTTTAGAAAAGGTGATACCGAAGGTTTTGTCAATTACGGTTTGTCGATTAAAAATGTGGTTTTAGTCGCTATTTTTAAAGAAGAGGCTCAACAAAAAATCATCAAAATTTCATTTCGCTCAAAAGGAAGTTTTGATGTCAATCAATTTGCAAGACAGCATTTTGAAGGTGGTGGTCACAAAAATGCGAGAGGTGGTAAAAGTGATCTTAGCCTTGATGCAACCATTAAAAAATTTGTAAGTTTACTGCAAGATTATAAAACCCAATTAGATGCTGCAATTTAGGATTGTTTTTAGCTTTTTTTTAATGGCTTTTTTGGTGTCTTGTCATCAACCTCAACCCAGAAAACCTGTCAGTTATCAGAACGGTTCATTTTTAGATAAATCTCTAAAACGCAATAAAGCAATTCTGAAAGCAGAAGAAAAGGCGATTTTTAAAATTATTGAAAATGATAGTTCTAATACTTACTACAATTCTTCTGATGGTTTTTGGTATCATTATGTTCAGAAAAACAACAGCGATACCATAACACCGCAATTTGGTGACCAAGTCACGTTTACTTATAATTTGCGGACTTTTTCTGAAGACACCATTTATACGATGGCTGAAATCGGTCAACGTAAATATTTAATGGACCAACAACGTTTGATGACAGGTCTCCGTGAAGGACTTAAAATTATGAAGGCTGGCGAACAAGTTACTTTTTTATTTCCATCATCTCGAGCCTACGGGTTCTATGGTGATAAAAAAAGAATAGGTTCTGACGTGCCTTTAAAAGCAACTGTAATATTAAAATCCATAAAACAAACAGAACGATGAAAACACTTTTTAAACTATTTTTACTAACCTTAATCATTTCGAGTATGTCTTGTCAAAACGAATACAGCAATTTAGACGATGGTCTTTATGCTAAATTTGACACCAATTACGGTGAATTTATTGCTAAACTTTACCACAAAAAAGCACCGATGACAGTCGGTAATTTTGTTTCTCTCGCCGAAGGCAACAACCCTAAAGCTAAAGAAAAATACCAAGGCAAAAAGTTTTTTGATTCGCTTACTTTTCACCGTGTCATAGACGGATTTATGATTCAAGGTGGCGACCCACTTGGCACTGGTCAAGGCGATCCAGGTTATAAATTTCCAAATGAAATCACAGAACTAACACACGACACCATTGGGGTTTTGTCTATGGCAAACAGTGGTCCAAACACCAATGGCAGTCAATTTTTTATTACACTGAAACCACAATCACCTCTAAATGGTTCGTATTCAGTCTTTGGTCAAATTGTTGAAGGTCAATCCGTTGTTGATTCTATAGGTAAAGTAGAAACCGATACGCGTAACAAACCTAAAGAAGCGGTAAGAATAAACACGGTAGAAATCATTAGAAAAGGTCAAGATGCCAAAAACTTTGACGCGGCAAAAGCTTTTGAAAACGGCATCGCAGAATTTGAAGAGGCACAAGCCAA
This genomic window from Flavobacterium sp. CS20 contains:
- a CDS encoding bifunctional oligoribonuclease/PAP phosphatase NrnA is translated as MQNENIQKLNSLIKSSKNIVVLGPKNPDGDAVGSCMAWGLFLKKLNHNVEVIMPNDYPEFLNWVPNQEQILIFNQDKPKVQKAIQNADLIFTLDFNHLSRVGEELQKDLETIDQPFVMIDHHQEPGVYAEITISHPEYGSTAELVFECIDHLNSTDLIDKDIASCLYLGIMTDTGSFKFPSTTARTHQIAAVLIEKGAIAHQIQQETFDANSYNRLKLLGQAMQNLEYLKDFGVAYIHLSQKELDQHHFRKGDTEGFVNYGLSIKNVVLVAIFKEEAQQKIIKISFRSKGSFDVNQFARQHFEGGGHKNARGGKSDLSLDATIKKFVSLLQDYKTQLDAAI
- a CDS encoding type II toxin-antitoxin system RelE/ParE family toxin, encoding MFKDAINLIAEYPEIGKPTDNYDARIKIVRDYLIIYEIKKENIFILSIWNSRQNPEKLKVLLKK
- the gldI gene encoding gliding motility-associated peptidyl-prolyl isomerase GldI: MLQFRIVFSFFLMAFLVSCHQPQPRKPVSYQNGSFLDKSLKRNKAILKAEEKAIFKIIENDSSNTYYNSSDGFWYHYVQKNNSDTITPQFGDQVTFTYNLRTFSEDTIYTMAEIGQRKYLMDQQRLMTGLREGLKIMKAGEQVTFLFPSSRAYGFYGDKKRIGSDVPLKATVILKSIKQTER
- a CDS encoding peptidylprolyl isomerase; this encodes MKTLFKLFLLTLIISSMSCQNEYSNLDDGLYAKFDTNYGEFIAKLYHKKAPMTVGNFVSLAEGNNPKAKEKYQGKKFFDSLTFHRVIDGFMIQGGDPLGTGQGDPGYKFPNEITELTHDTIGVLSMANSGPNTNGSQFFITLKPQSPLNGSYSVFGQIVEGQSVVDSIGKVETDTRNKPKEAVRINTVEIIRKGQDAKNFDAAKAFENGIAEFEEAQAKKQEEINNTINSMYDNLQETESGLRYVITKENPSGEQPQVGDNVSVHYEGRLIDGTVFDSSFKRDKPITFPLGQRRVIAGWDEGIALMKKGEKATLVIPPDLGYGPRGAGGVIPPNAYLIFDVELVDIK